In Hyalangium minutum, a single window of DNA contains:
- a CDS encoding carboxypeptidase-like regulatory domain-containing protein — MLKRIIPALAALLVACVGNTECRLDDPHSCSSGLVCEQVSGEDVPQCFAPVQVEGKVFDLLSGQPVAGAEVTALDINGTAVTGVAVSGLDGHYTLPIPTERSDSEGTPVGTRVTLRAAARNYRPFPSGVRISLPLDTTGATSAGSEQPWVLASAQTDVGLSAGLSAERFWLNVSGTVELPTGKPALVVIEGNGRVYSAVTDASGTFRVFNVTPGSGYTVQAYVKGANYTQVDLQVPSSGMDVSSVSLRRAGDASAVLNGSVQWVAGANSAGTSVVMMVESTFHDALVRGEVPPGLRAPDPGQAPTVTGAFSISGVPDGKYVVLAAFDNDGNVRDPDPSISGTQIVHLTVANGIPSLSPSFKVTGAIEITSPGPGEATDQVTFPPKFRWKPYPSASSYEVRLFDSQGSEVWENLAVAADAQNGSGFVQASYTGKALIRGLTYQWRATAKDTSGNPISSTEDLRGLFIVQ; from the coding sequence ATGCTGAAGCGAATCATTCCGGCCCTTGCAGCACTGCTGGTGGCCTGTGTCGGCAACACCGAGTGCAGACTCGATGATCCACACTCATGCTCGTCCGGCCTCGTCTGCGAGCAAGTGAGCGGGGAGGATGTCCCCCAGTGCTTCGCGCCGGTGCAGGTCGAGGGGAAGGTGTTCGATCTGCTCTCGGGCCAGCCAGTCGCGGGCGCGGAGGTCACAGCGCTGGACATCAACGGGACCGCCGTAACAGGCGTTGCGGTGAGCGGCCTGGATGGCCACTACACCCTGCCCATCCCCACCGAGCGCTCGGACAGCGAGGGCACCCCTGTGGGCACGAGGGTGACGTTGCGGGCTGCTGCGCGCAACTACCGACCGTTCCCCTCGGGCGTGCGCATCTCACTGCCCCTGGACACCACGGGCGCCACCAGCGCCGGGAGTGAGCAGCCTTGGGTGCTCGCCTCGGCCCAGACGGACGTGGGCTTGAGCGCGGGACTGTCGGCGGAGCGATTCTGGCTGAACGTGTCCGGCACTGTGGAGCTGCCCACAGGCAAGCCCGCGCTCGTTGTTATTGAGGGCAACGGCCGGGTGTACTCCGCGGTGACGGACGCCTCGGGGACGTTCCGGGTGTTCAACGTGACACCGGGGAGCGGCTATACGGTCCAGGCCTATGTGAAGGGCGCCAACTACACGCAGGTGGATCTCCAGGTGCCGTCGTCGGGCATGGATGTGTCCTCGGTGAGCCTGCGCAGGGCGGGAGACGCGAGCGCTGTGCTGAACGGCAGCGTGCAGTGGGTGGCGGGGGCCAACAGCGCGGGCACCAGCGTCGTGATGATGGTGGAGAGCACCTTCCATGACGCGCTCGTTCGCGGCGAAGTGCCACCGGGGCTGCGTGCGCCGGATCCAGGCCAGGCCCCCACGGTGACGGGGGCTTTCTCCATCTCCGGAGTTCCAGACGGCAAGTACGTGGTGCTGGCGGCCTTCGACAACGACGGCAACGTGCGCGACCCGGACCCCAGCATCTCGGGCACACAGATTGTCCACCTGACGGTGGCCAATGGCATCCCGAGCCTGAGTCCCTCGTTCAAGGTGACGGGCGCCATCGAGATCACCAGTCCGGGTCCCGGGGAGGCGACCGACCAGGTGACGTTCCCGCCAAAGTTCCGCTGGAAGCCCTACCCCAGCGCCAGTTCCTACGAGGTGCGCCTGTTCGACTCGCAGGGCAGTGAAGTGTGGGAGAACCTGGCGGTGGCTGCGGACGCCCAGAATGGCTCGGGCTTTGTCCAAGCGTCATATACGGGCAAGGCGCTGATCCGAGGCCTCACCTATCAGTGGCGCGCCACCGCCAAAGACACCTCGGGCAACCCCATTTCCAGCACCGAGGATCTGCGCGGCCTGTTCATCGTGCAATAG
- a CDS encoding right-handed parallel beta-helix repeat-containing protein, translated as MSGQVIIRDLGLDGNSANNTTAETNGMVLLADNAVVENTQILNMRGSGIQLTSTNRAGTPANALSSSFPTLGGRIAKNVISKPGGHGILIKGVDWLVEVLDNQIDGTGLDGIVLDSGSVCVVRGNDLFMIGKNGIVTKAHVFITTVK; from the coding sequence ATGAGTGGCCAGGTCATCATCCGAGACCTGGGGCTGGATGGAAACTCCGCCAACAACACCACCGCCGAGACGAATGGCATGGTGTTGCTGGCCGACAACGCTGTCGTGGAGAACACCCAGATCTTGAACATGCGGGGCTCTGGAATCCAGCTGACGAGCACCAACCGCGCGGGCACTCCAGCGAATGCACTCTCAAGCTCCTTCCCCACGCTGGGAGGGCGCATCGCGAAAAATGTCATTTCGAAGCCGGGCGGCCACGGCATCCTCATCAAGGGTGTGGACTGGCTCGTCGAAGTGCTCGACAACCAGATCGATGGCACCGGCCTGGATGGTATCGTCCTGGACAGCGGTAGCGTGTGTGTGGTGCGCGGCAATGACCTCTTCATGATCGGCAAGAATGGGATCGTCACCAAGGCCCATGTGTTCATCACCACCGTAAAGTAG
- a CDS encoding thrombospondin type 3 repeat-containing protein — translation MRRSSLSPRLSPASSSFLAVLALLVAAPASAQWTAGPAMAGAHSQGVAVTDTNGRIHVIGGSSTTASETSLHEEFNPATNTWTSRAPLPTASRGMGASLGPDGRIYVYGGYSGTGATGAFYAYNPSTNAWTTLPSMPTPVWMPRGDFALDGRLFVFGGENSSGTPLDTTQIYNPSNNLWTLGSSMGLARKQHGVFRGSSGSLYVVGGQNANGVAISLVYSYTPFTGTWNVGPSMPVAMNSFGQALSADRTRFFVLGGSSSNGNDSAPYFNNVYMFNEETHTWSSLTPLTTGRRDLAASVIGCRLRALGGTNGTRLATHEVFQLTGAPDDNGNGLPDYCENGADRDGDSVADANDNCPTLSNPDQRNTDGDSQGDACDADDDNDGVPDTTDNCSLVANASQANADGDSQGDACDADDDNDGVPDTTDNCSLVANANQTNTDGDSQGDVCDADDDNDGVQDTVDNCSLISNSNQTNTDGDSQGDVCDADDDNDGVADVTDNCSLLSNPDQRNTDNDSQGDICDADDDNDGLQDTVDNCPLISNSNQTNTDSDSQGDACDADDDNDGVADATDNCSLLSNPDQRNTDNDSQGDVCDADDDGDGVPDTTDNCVLISNPGQADQDNDGRGDVCDNDGDNDTVSDAQDNCPTVPNADQTDSDGDNQGNVCDLDDDGDGVADATDNCSLIANSDQRNTDGDFDGDVCDQDDDNDSITDNGDNCPLVVNTDQRNTDGDSTGDACDSDSDNDGVPDTTDNCDFVSNADQANADNDAQGNACDSDDDNDTVADGSDNCPLTPNTDQADSNRNGKGDACDVDNDTDKDGIANAVDNCPQVANPDQADSDTDGKGDACEGDGEGGGCGCGAGPTGASSLMVWALASLALMARRRFVR, via the coding sequence GTGCGACGCTCCTCTCTCAGCCCTCGGCTCTCCCCCGCATCTTCCTCTTTCCTGGCCGTCCTGGCCCTGCTCGTCGCGGCTCCCGCCAGCGCGCAGTGGACTGCGGGGCCTGCCATGGCGGGTGCCCACTCGCAGGGGGTGGCTGTCACCGATACCAACGGCCGCATCCACGTGATCGGCGGCAGCAGCACCACTGCCAGCGAGACCAGTCTTCACGAGGAATTCAACCCCGCCACCAACACCTGGACCAGCCGCGCCCCCTTGCCCACCGCCAGTCGTGGCATGGGGGCCTCCCTGGGACCCGACGGACGCATCTACGTCTATGGTGGCTACAGCGGCACGGGCGCCACCGGCGCGTTCTACGCCTACAACCCCAGCACCAACGCGTGGACCACCCTGCCCTCCATGCCCACCCCTGTGTGGATGCCTCGGGGCGACTTCGCCTTGGACGGAAGGCTCTTCGTCTTCGGTGGAGAGAACAGCTCGGGCACCCCTCTCGACACGACCCAGATCTACAACCCCTCCAACAACCTCTGGACCCTGGGTTCAAGCATGGGCCTGGCGCGCAAACAGCATGGGGTCTTCCGAGGCTCGAGTGGGAGCCTCTACGTCGTGGGCGGCCAGAACGCCAACGGCGTGGCGATCAGCTTGGTGTATTCCTACACCCCCTTCACCGGTACCTGGAACGTCGGCCCGAGCATGCCGGTGGCCATGAACTCCTTCGGCCAGGCCCTCTCGGCAGACCGCACCCGGTTCTTCGTGCTTGGAGGCTCGAGCAGCAACGGCAACGACAGCGCGCCCTACTTCAACAATGTCTACATGTTCAACGAGGAGACCCATACCTGGTCGAGCCTCACCCCGCTCACCACGGGGCGCCGCGACCTGGCGGCCAGCGTGATCGGCTGCCGGCTGCGTGCCCTCGGCGGCACCAACGGCACCCGCCTCGCGACCCATGAGGTGTTCCAGCTCACCGGCGCGCCAGACGACAATGGCAATGGTCTACCGGACTACTGCGAGAATGGGGCGGACAGGGATGGCGACTCGGTGGCGGACGCCAACGACAACTGCCCTACCCTCTCCAACCCGGATCAGCGCAACACCGACGGTGACAGCCAGGGTGACGCGTGCGACGCCGACGATGACAACGATGGGGTGCCCGACACCACCGACAACTGCTCGCTGGTGGCCAACGCCAGCCAGGCCAACGCGGACGGCGACAGCCAGGGTGACGCGTGCGACGCCGACGACGACAACGATGGGGTGCCCGATACCACCGACAACTGCTCGCTGGTGGCCAACGCCAACCAGACCAACACGGACGGAGACAGCCAGGGTGACGTCTGCGACGCCGACGACGACAACGATGGGGTACAGGACACCGTCGACAACTGCTCCCTGATCTCCAATTCGAACCAGACCAACACCGACGGAGACAGCCAGGGCGACGTCTGTGACGCGGACGATGACAACGACGGAGTGGCGGACGTCACCGATAACTGCTCCCTCCTCTCCAATCCGGACCAGCGCAACACGGACAATGACAGCCAGGGTGACATCTGCGACGCCGACGACGACAACGATGGGCTGCAGGACACCGTCGACAACTGCCCCCTGATCTCCAATTCGAACCAGACCAACACCGACAGCGACAGCCAGGGTGACGCGTGCGACGCGGACGACGACAACGACGGCGTGGCGGACGCCACCGATAACTGCTCCCTCCTCTCCAACCCGGATCAGCGCAACACGGACAATGACAGCCAGGGTGACGTCTGCGACGCCGACGACGACGGCGATGGGGTGCCCGACACCACCGACAACTGCGTCCTGATCTCCAACCCGGGTCAGGCTGATCAGGACAACGATGGCCGAGGCGATGTCTGCGACAACGACGGCGACAACGACACCGTGTCCGATGCGCAGGACAACTGCCCCACCGTCCCCAACGCGGACCAGACCGACTCGGATGGCGACAACCAGGGCAACGTTTGCGACCTGGATGATGATGGCGACGGAGTGGCGGACGCCACCGACAACTGCTCGCTCATCGCCAACTCCGACCAGCGCAACACCGACGGAGATTTTGACGGTGACGTGTGCGACCAGGATGACGACAACGACAGCATCACGGACAACGGGGACAACTGCCCCCTGGTGGTCAACACCGACCAGCGCAACACCGACGGCGACAGCACGGGCGATGCCTGCGACAGCGACAGTGACAATGACGGGGTGCCTGACACCACCGATAACTGCGACTTCGTCTCCAACGCCGATCAGGCCAACGCCGACAACGACGCGCAGGGCAACGCTTGCGACTCGGACGACGACAATGACACCGTGGCCGATGGCTCGGACAACTGCCCGCTCACCCCCAACACCGACCAGGCCGACAGCAACAGGAACGGCAAGGGCGACGCCTGCGACGTGGACAACGACACCGACAAGGACGGCATCGCCAACGCCGTGGACAACTGCCCCCAGGTGGCCAACCCTGACCAGGCGGACTCCGACACGGACGGCAAGGGCGACGCCTGCGAGGGCGACGGCGAGGGCGGAGGTTGCGGCTGCGGCGCGGGCCCTACCGGCGCCTCGAGCCTGATGGTGTGGGCGCTGGCCAGCCTCGCCCTGATGGCCCGTCGGCGCTTCGTCCGCTGA
- a CDS encoding purple acid phosphatase family protein has translation MRKHSLIISSLLAVWIVLACKDSAASVERPSAVSASELPAEDSGPALLRQPYLQSVGQTSAIVAFRTGESCTPLVRYGQGTNVSQTATANEAGWRHAVQLTDLTPGQTYSYVVEACGSVTGVRQFRTATPATATSLTFTAMGDFGTGDETQQGVLSRLAQPGNAGELLLTLGDNAYSKGTEQEFQDRMFTPMAAVLRQVPLFPSLGNHEYGTDQGQPYLDNFYLPANNSEHSERYYSFDWGPVHFVALDSSCAIGRASPDRCTLEAQKRWVEQDLAASQRPWKVVFFHHPSWSSGKHGSELTMRNEFGPLFEQHGVDLVLTGHDHNYERTQPMWGGDVAPAGTRGITYVVVGSGGAKLRRFPEEAPSWTAYRNNTDTGYLEVAVNGGTLTAKFYNPNGEVKDSFTLTKTLPASAGRLEASPAPALETPPGPVDDPAHPPAWLHFEKPLPPASPESMEDDDEPSP, from the coding sequence ATGCGCAAACACTCACTGATCATTTCCAGTCTTCTGGCGGTGTGGATCGTCCTGGCATGCAAGGACTCGGCAGCATCGGTGGAGCGGCCTTCCGCCGTAAGCGCGAGCGAGCTGCCCGCGGAGGACTCGGGGCCGGCACTGCTGCGCCAGCCGTACCTGCAGAGCGTGGGGCAGACGAGCGCCATCGTGGCGTTCCGGACCGGCGAGTCGTGCACGCCCCTGGTGCGCTATGGCCAAGGGACAAACGTGTCGCAGACAGCGACGGCCAACGAGGCGGGCTGGCGGCACGCGGTGCAGCTCACGGACCTGACGCCGGGGCAGACGTACAGCTACGTGGTGGAGGCGTGTGGCTCGGTCACCGGCGTGCGGCAGTTCCGCACCGCGACTCCCGCGACGGCGACGAGCCTCACGTTCACGGCGATGGGAGACTTCGGCACGGGCGACGAGACGCAGCAGGGGGTGCTATCGCGGCTCGCGCAGCCGGGCAACGCCGGCGAGCTGCTGCTGACGCTGGGAGACAACGCCTACTCCAAGGGCACCGAGCAGGAATTCCAGGACCGGATGTTCACCCCCATGGCGGCGGTGCTGCGGCAGGTGCCCCTGTTCCCCAGCCTGGGCAATCACGAGTATGGGACGGACCAGGGCCAGCCGTACCTGGACAACTTCTACCTGCCGGCCAACAACTCGGAGCACTCCGAGCGCTACTACTCGTTCGACTGGGGCCCGGTGCACTTCGTGGCGCTGGACTCGAGCTGCGCCATTGGCAGGGCCTCGCCGGATCGCTGCACGCTGGAGGCGCAGAAGCGCTGGGTGGAGCAGGATCTGGCCGCCTCGCAACGGCCGTGGAAGGTGGTCTTCTTCCACCACCCCTCCTGGTCCAGCGGCAAGCACGGCTCGGAGCTGACGATGCGGAACGAGTTTGGTCCCCTCTTCGAGCAGCACGGGGTGGACCTGGTGCTCACGGGGCATGACCACAACTACGAGCGCACCCAGCCGATGTGGGGCGGTGACGTGGCACCCGCGGGGACTCGAGGCATCACCTACGTAGTGGTGGGCAGCGGCGGCGCGAAACTGCGGCGCTTCCCGGAAGAAGCGCCGAGTTGGACGGCGTACCGCAACAACACGGACACGGGCTACCTGGAGGTGGCGGTGAATGGTGGCACGCTGACCGCCAAGTTCTACAACCCCAACGGCGAGGTGAAGGACAGCTTCACGCTGACGAAGACGCTGCCGGCCTCGGCGGGGCGCCTCGAGGCGAGCCCGGCCCCGGCGCTGGAGACGCCTCCGGGACCGGTGGACGATCCGGCGCACCCGCCCGCCTGGCTGCACTTCGAAAAGCCCCTGCCTCCCGCGAGCCCGGAGTCGATGGAGGACGACGACGAGCCGTCGCCCTGA
- a CDS encoding serine/threonine protein kinase, with translation MPSASSPPSLHPALLPRGTAIGPWRVVDWVNRGVNGAVYRAVRIGQEHLLPVALKRALLAEDPRFERERELLSRTLHPHIPRLVDSGYWVSPSGARHPFVAMEWIDGVPLYDWARMFLPSAAQQLRLLAQVAFTLQYLHAQDALHRDLKGGNILVRRSDSRLFVTDFGSGIYPDAATLTPQQLPPGTPAYRSPEAWLFSQRNRNTSERYRAGPADDVFALGVTACVLATGKYPEMGELRKDKQGHWSLDSLMLPRALFSARVPPQQRDLILRMLSILPEERDTAGELAPALERAADSLSHPCPRPSASETERAPSHSRPPWLVLAVAAGTLASWAAWLTWAAFLPAREEAPRVSQATAPAESKPSPEAGPVGLGEDAASAPPPSPALPSTSTPSISDSPPDPYEGQAQPDKKGRCPHLQQVILNGACWARLALTPEKCETSGGEMYQGTCHVPIFPRGVKRPNTSGHEHPP, from the coding sequence CCGAGTGCCTCCTCGCCCCCATCGCTTCACCCCGCTCTGCTCCCACGGGGTACCGCCATCGGGCCTTGGCGCGTGGTGGACTGGGTCAACCGGGGCGTCAACGGCGCTGTCTACCGCGCCGTCCGCATCGGACAGGAGCACCTGCTTCCCGTCGCCCTCAAGCGCGCCCTGCTCGCGGAGGATCCTCGCTTCGAGCGCGAGCGGGAGCTGCTCTCGCGCACGTTGCATCCGCACATCCCCCGCCTGGTGGACTCCGGCTACTGGGTGAGCCCCAGCGGCGCGCGCCATCCTTTCGTCGCCATGGAGTGGATCGATGGCGTGCCCTTGTACGACTGGGCACGGATGTTCCTTCCCTCGGCGGCCCAGCAGTTGCGGCTGCTGGCCCAGGTGGCCTTCACCCTTCAGTATCTCCACGCTCAGGATGCACTCCACCGGGACTTGAAGGGCGGAAACATCCTGGTGCGCCGCTCCGACAGCCGTCTGTTCGTCACCGACTTCGGCTCGGGCATCTACCCGGACGCGGCCACGCTGACACCGCAGCAGTTGCCCCCAGGCACTCCGGCCTACCGCTCTCCCGAGGCCTGGCTGTTCAGCCAACGAAACCGGAACACCTCGGAGCGCTACCGGGCCGGGCCCGCGGATGATGTGTTCGCCCTGGGCGTCACCGCCTGCGTGCTCGCCACCGGCAAGTACCCGGAGATGGGTGAGCTCCGGAAGGATAAGCAGGGACATTGGTCCCTGGACTCGCTGATGCTGCCTCGGGCCTTGTTCTCGGCCCGGGTGCCGCCGCAGCAGCGCGACTTGATTCTGCGCATGCTCTCCATCCTCCCCGAGGAGCGCGACACCGCCGGGGAGCTGGCCCCTGCACTGGAGCGGGCGGCAGACTCTCTCTCCCATCCCTGCCCGCGTCCCAGCGCTTCGGAGACAGAGCGAGCGCCTTCGCACTCACGGCCGCCCTGGCTCGTGCTGGCGGTGGCCGCAGGCACGCTGGCGTCGTGGGCGGCATGGCTGACGTGGGCGGCCTTTCTCCCCGCGCGGGAAGAGGCCCCGCGTGTCTCGCAAGCCACCGCCCCGGCCGAGAGCAAGCCCTCACCCGAGGCGGGGCCTGTGGGGCTTGGCGAGGATGCGGCTTCCGCCCCACCTCCGAGCCCTGCCCTGCCCTCCACCTCCACGCCCTCGATCTCGGACAGTCCTCCCGATCCGTATGAGGGCCAGGCGCAGCCCGACAAGAAAGGCCGGTGTCCTCACCTTCAGCAGGTCATTCTCAACGGCGCGTGCTGGGCTCGTCTGGCGCTGACCCCAGAGAAGTGCGAGACCAGCGGCGGCGAGATGTACCAGGGGACCTGCCACGTGCCGATCTTCCCTCGCGGCGTCAAACGCCCCAACACCTCCGGCCACGAGCATCCCCCATAG
- a CDS encoding carboxypeptidase-like regulatory domain-containing protein produces the protein MLKRIIPALAALLMACVGNTECRLDDPRSCSSGLVCEHVRGKDIPQCFAPVQVEGKVFDLLSGQPVAGAEVTALDINGTAVAGVAVSGVDGHYALPIPTERSDSEGTPVGKRVTLRAAARNPPMSRAMGQDIGARAPRAP, from the coding sequence ATGCTGAAGCGAATCATTCCGGCCCTTGCAGCACTGCTGATGGCCTGTGTCGGCAACACCGAGTGCAGACTCGATGATCCACGCTCATGCTCGTCCGGTCTCGTCTGTGAGCATGTGCGCGGGAAGGATATCCCCCAGTGCTTCGCGCCGGTGCAGGTCGAGGGCAAGGTGTTCGATCTCCTCTCAGGCCAGCCAGTCGCGGGCGCGGAGGTGACAGCGCTGGACATCAACGGGACCGCCGTGGCGGGCGTCGCGGTGAGCGGCGTGGATGGTCACTACGCCCTGCCCATTCCCACCGAGCGCTCGGACAGCGAGGGCACCCCCGTGGGCAAGAGAGTGACGCTGCGGGCCGCCGCGCGCAACCCTCCGATGTCCCGTGCCATGGGGCAAGACATTGGGGCCAGAGCGCCGCGCGCCCCATAG
- a CDS encoding Kelch repeat-containing protein codes for MPTLRRLAYLTAVLVFAVACTSEPTGSVQFIASVPQALSANDVTRVKVTVSAADMSSLVVEMAPSHGSWGGLIGNIPAGSNRSFLAEAFDSSGIRRFQGQSSGVTITANQTTAVAITLQELAPPLPYANEAPVIDSLVASSTSVQAGSALSLTATVHDPNAGDTLTLAWTASGGTFTAPTATSTSWTAPSSAGVQTLTLTVTDSQGAAVAVSLAVNVLSGASTGNAAVNISFNLWPTVSSVSASLHRLDAGQSTTVSAHASDADGDALSYQWAASCPGTWTNAASSSASFEPSSVPAGVCNNCRLTVTVQDGRGGQTTGSLHLCIASSSTQRFAPSFTHYYQSATAASPGQTVTFDVTALDPQSSTLTFAWASNTGSLASAQHTANTSHVVWTAPACVQTGVTPTVTATVTNAYGLPASKAFSLSGLPTCAADWTASGSMSVARRFHTATRLVSGKVFVTGGDDSSGYHTAADVFDPVTRSWSAAAPMAVGRNAHAAALLASGKVLVTGGNNAGALSTAAVYDPDTNSWSAATSMTTARFHHTSTLLPSGKVLIAGGLNSAGGLATAALYDPATNSWSAAGSMASVRYQHIATLLPSGKVLVTGGPGSPLAAAEVYNPATNTWASAGSMATARQLHTATLLSSGKVLVAGGDQPGPLASAEVYDPATNSWSAAAPMAVGRRAHAAALLPSGKVLIAGGLGTNSPMAASEVYDPATNSWSSTDSMTSLRNYHTATALSSGEVLVTGGYTALHSAVTSSTELYRP; via the coding sequence ATGCCTACCCTCCGGCGTCTCGCCTACCTAACCGCGGTGCTGGTCTTTGCCGTCGCCTGCACTTCCGAGCCCACCGGCTCCGTGCAATTCATCGCCTCTGTCCCTCAGGCCCTCTCCGCCAACGATGTCACCCGCGTCAAGGTGACCGTCTCCGCCGCGGATATGTCTTCCCTCGTCGTCGAGATGGCACCGTCTCATGGCTCCTGGGGCGGACTCATCGGCAACATCCCGGCTGGCTCCAACCGCTCCTTCCTCGCCGAGGCCTTCGACTCCTCCGGTATCAGGCGCTTCCAGGGCCAGAGCTCTGGCGTCACCATCACCGCCAACCAGACCACCGCCGTGGCCATCACCCTCCAGGAGCTGGCTCCCCCTCTTCCCTATGCCAATGAGGCTCCCGTCATTGACTCCCTGGTGGCCTCCTCCACCTCTGTCCAGGCCGGTTCCGCGCTCTCGCTGACAGCCACGGTTCATGATCCCAACGCCGGAGACACCCTCACCCTCGCGTGGACTGCCTCCGGTGGCACCTTCACCGCCCCCACGGCCACGAGCACCTCCTGGACGGCTCCTTCCTCTGCAGGCGTGCAGACGCTCACCCTCACGGTGACCGACTCCCAGGGCGCTGCCGTCGCCGTCTCTCTCGCCGTCAACGTCCTCTCTGGGGCCTCCACCGGTAACGCCGCCGTCAACATCTCCTTCAACCTCTGGCCCACTGTCTCCAGCGTCTCGGCCTCTCTCCACCGCCTGGATGCAGGTCAGTCCACCACCGTCTCCGCCCATGCCTCGGATGCCGATGGCGACGCCCTCTCCTACCAGTGGGCTGCGAGCTGCCCTGGTACCTGGACGAATGCGGCTTCCAGCTCCGCATCCTTCGAGCCTTCCTCGGTTCCGGCCGGCGTGTGCAACAACTGCCGGCTCACCGTCACCGTTCAGGACGGTCGCGGCGGGCAGACCACCGGCTCGCTCCACCTCTGCATCGCCTCCTCCTCTACCCAGCGCTTCGCTCCGTCCTTCACTCACTACTACCAGTCCGCTACGGCCGCCTCCCCGGGCCAGACCGTGACCTTTGACGTCACCGCCCTGGACCCTCAGTCCAGTACTCTGACGTTTGCCTGGGCCTCCAACACTGGCTCGCTTGCCTCGGCCCAGCACACCGCCAACACCAGCCATGTTGTTTGGACGGCACCGGCCTGCGTGCAAACAGGTGTCACCCCCACCGTCACCGCTACCGTCACCAATGCCTACGGCTTGCCGGCCTCCAAGGCGTTCTCCCTTTCTGGCCTGCCGACGTGCGCGGCCGACTGGACCGCTTCAGGCTCCATGTCCGTCGCCCGCCGGTTCCACACCGCCACCCGGCTCGTCTCCGGCAAGGTCTTCGTCACGGGAGGCGACGATTCGTCTGGCTATCACACCGCCGCGGACGTGTTCGATCCGGTCACCCGTTCCTGGTCCGCCGCGGCCCCCATGGCCGTGGGCCGCAATGCCCACGCCGCCGCCCTGCTCGCCTCCGGGAAGGTCCTCGTCACGGGGGGCAACAATGCTGGCGCCCTTTCCACCGCTGCGGTGTACGACCCGGATACCAACTCCTGGTCCGCGGCCACCTCCATGACCACGGCCCGTTTCCACCACACCTCCACCCTGCTGCCCTCCGGCAAGGTGCTTATCGCGGGAGGCCTCAACTCGGCTGGCGGCCTTGCCACCGCGGCCCTGTACGATCCGGCCACCAACTCCTGGTCCGCGGCCGGGTCTATGGCTTCGGTCCGCTACCAACACATCGCCACCCTGCTGCCCTCGGGCAAAGTGCTCGTCACCGGGGGCCCCGGCTCTCCCCTTGCCGCCGCGGAGGTGTACAACCCGGCCACCAATACCTGGGCCTCCGCCGGTTCCATGGCCACGGCCCGCCAGCTTCACACCGCCACCCTGCTCTCCTCCGGCAAGGTCCTCGTCGCGGGAGGTGATCAGCCTGGCCCCCTTGCCTCCGCGGAGGTGTATGACCCGGCCACCAACTCCTGGTCCGCGGCTGCTCCCATGGCCGTGGGCCGCCGGGCTCACGCCGCCGCCCTGCTGCCCTCTGGCAAGGTGCTCATCGCGGGAGGCCTGGGCACCAACAGTCCCATGGCTGCTTCGGAGGTGTACGACCCGGCCACCAACTCCTGGTCCTCCACCGATTCCATGACATCGCTCCGCAACTACCACACCGCCACCGCGCTCTCTTCGGGCGAGGTTCTCGTCACGGGGGGCTACACGGCCCTCCACTCTGCCGTCACCTCCTCCACGGAGCTCTACAGGCCCTGA